The Sporosarcina sp. 6E9 genome segment CGCCACCACCGGCCAAGAATATCGCGTCAAATAGATCAGATTCTTCAGCCCATACATTTTTTAATCGGTCAACAATATTAGTGGCTATGGATTTCTTACTCGACTGAATGATATTACTAAAATCAATTTTATTTCCTTTGTACGTCAATTGTTCGTCTTTTAATATTCGGGAAATGTAATGCTCACTTAAATCAGCACCACCTGTTTTTGTTTTATAGGCTTGACGGATATCCCTGTATAGATTGTTTACACCGTCATCCACAGTTCCAGATAACTTTGCTTTAGGAACAAATGAACCGTTCCGTTGAATCTCAACTACAACAAAGTCCGTTGTCCTAAATCCGATATCAACCAATCCGATAAGCATTCCTTGATTCATTAGATGAGGATAGGTATATTTTCCATCATGATTAATCAATGCTGAAAAGATAGCTGACGCACCTTGTGGAAACACTAAGGCACGTTCAATATTTACTTGTTTAGCTCCATCTTTTAGTGGACCTGATTTCCATTCAATTAGGGATTGGACCCCCGTAATAGACGTTTGAAAATCCTTTGCCTGTGCTTGGTAGAAATCCAATGGAAGTCCCGTTGACAAATTCACCGAACCCCCTCTTCCGTCGGTGACAAGTTGAATAGCCGTATTAAGTAGAATGTGTGTGTACATATGATTAAAGCGTTCACGTTCAAAGATACGAG includes the following:
- a CDS encoding ParM/StbA family protein, whose translation is MENVAVDLGYGYVKAISSSGKRIIFPSLVGKGYDRGITNILGDTPNDLANIHVSIKGEDYFVGELANESRSLSRIFERERFNHMYTHILLNTAIQLVTDGRGGSVNLSTGLPLDFYQAQAKDFQTSITGVQSLIEWKSGPLKDGAKQVNIERALVFPQGASAIFSALINHDGKYTYPHLMNQGMLIGLVDIGFRTTDFVVVEIQRNGSFVPKAKLSGTVDDGVNNLYRDIRQAYKTKTGGADLSEHYISRILKDEQLTYKGNKIDFSNIIQSSKKSIATNIVDRLKNVWAEESDLFDAIFLAGGGGELFEPFIQPHFDNRLVKITESQFANTIGYLRLGKSVFDQLERRNSVI